One Mycolicibacterium sarraceniae genomic window carries:
- a CDS encoding inositol monophosphatase family protein — MTDSRPEQLRVVAEQLAAEAGAFVRRRRAELLGDGEDMIPASAHAGLVQTKSTPTDPVTIVDTETELLLRDRLGALRPADAILGEEGGGPAPTADGSVCWVLDPIDGTVNFVYGIPAYGISIAAQIDGASVAGAVADVVSGEVYSAAAGHGAHVLSGAQRRTLRCSTVTELSMALVGTGFGYAADRRAKQAALLAQLLPQVRDVRRIGSAALDLCLVAAGRLDAHYEHGLHVWDWAAGALIAAEAGAVAVLPPVEDEGGLAVAAAPGIAAALIDALDRAGGLRPLG, encoded by the coding sequence GTGACCGACAGCCGGCCTGAGCAATTGCGGGTGGTGGCCGAGCAGTTGGCCGCCGAAGCCGGCGCCTTCGTCCGCAGGCGCCGGGCGGAGCTTCTCGGCGACGGAGAGGACATGATCCCGGCGTCGGCCCACGCTGGGTTGGTCCAAACCAAGAGCACGCCGACCGACCCGGTGACGATCGTCGACACCGAAACCGAACTGCTGCTGCGAGATCGACTGGGCGCGCTGCGGCCGGCCGACGCGATCCTCGGCGAGGAAGGCGGCGGGCCGGCGCCCACCGCCGACGGCTCGGTCTGCTGGGTGCTCGACCCGATCGACGGAACGGTCAACTTCGTCTATGGCATTCCGGCGTACGGGATTTCGATCGCCGCACAGATCGACGGCGCGTCGGTGGCGGGTGCGGTCGCCGATGTGGTCAGTGGCGAGGTCTATTCGGCGGCGGCCGGTCACGGCGCTCACGTGCTCAGCGGCGCCCAGCGCCGGACGCTGCGCTGCAGCACGGTGACCGAGTTATCGATGGCGTTGGTGGGCACCGGATTCGGCTACGCGGCAGATCGGCGCGCCAAACAGGCGGCGTTGCTGGCCCAGTTGCTGCCGCAGGTGCGTGACGTGCGGCGGATCGGGTCGGCCGCCCTGGACCTGTGTCTGGTCGCCGCGGGCCGCCTCGACGCCCACTACGAGCACGGCCTGCACGTCTGGGACTGGGCGGCGGGTGCGCTGATCGCTGCCGAGGCGGGTGCGGTAGCGGTGCTGCCGCCCGTCGAGGACGAGGGCGGCTTGGCGGTGGCCGCCGCGCCGGGCATCGCGGCCGCACTCATCGACGCCCTGGACCGGGCCGGGGGACTGCGCCCCCTCGGATAG
- the cei gene encoding envelope integrity protein Cei encodes MVAHITEGTAFDKNGRPFRRRNYLPGIIALGVMFAITAVVWAFVLTRPVDVREAAACNPPPPAADPGAPTLGQQVSHASMLDVSPAKLVDTKIRVLNASGQSGQAGEVAGALRDVGFAQPTAANDPIYASTRLTCQGQIRFGSSGRAAAAAVWLVAPCVELFQDDRKDDSVDLSIGTDFTTLAHSDDIDAVLAGLRPDATAPADSALISKIHNGTC; translated from the coding sequence GTGGTCGCTCACATCACCGAGGGCACGGCCTTCGACAAGAACGGTCGTCCGTTCCGTCGGCGCAACTACCTGCCCGGCATCATCGCCCTTGGTGTCATGTTCGCCATTACCGCGGTGGTGTGGGCTTTTGTGCTGACCCGCCCGGTCGATGTGCGGGAGGCAGCGGCCTGCAACCCGCCCCCGCCCGCGGCCGATCCGGGTGCCCCCACACTCGGCCAGCAGGTGTCGCACGCCTCGATGCTCGATGTCTCCCCGGCCAAGCTCGTCGACACCAAGATCAGGGTGCTCAACGCCAGCGGCCAGAGCGGGCAGGCCGGTGAGGTAGCCGGCGCTCTGCGGGACGTCGGCTTCGCCCAGCCCACCGCGGCCAACGACCCGATCTACGCCAGCACGCGGCTGACCTGCCAGGGGCAGATCCGCTTCGGTTCCAGCGGCCGGGCCGCCGCGGCCGCGGTGTGGCTGGTGGCGCCCTGCGTCGAACTCTTCCAGGACGACCGCAAGGACGACTCGGTCGACCTATCGATCGGCACCGACTTCACCACCCTGGCGCACAGCGACGATATCGACGCCGTCCTGGCCGGCCTGCGCCCGGACGCCACCGCACCCGCCGACTCGGCGCTGATCAGCAAGATCCACAACGGCACCTGCTGA
- a CDS encoding DUF4193 domain-containing protein, whose translation MATDYDAPRRTETDELSEDSLEELKARRNEAQSAVVDVDETDSAENFELPGADLSGEELSVRVVPKQADEFTCSSCFLVHHRSRLASDKNGVLICTDCAA comes from the coding sequence ATGGCTACCGATTACGACGCGCCACGGCGCACTGAGACCGATGAGCTGTCCGAGGACTCGCTCGAGGAGCTGAAGGCTCGCCGCAATGAGGCGCAGTCGGCGGTTGTCGATGTCGACGAAACCGATTCCGCGGAGAATTTCGAGCTGCCCGGCGCGGATCTGTCTGGCGAAGAGCTCTCGGTACGAGTGGTTCCCAAGCAGGCCGACGAGTTCACCTGCTCGAGCTGTTTCCTGGTGCATCACCGCAGCCGGCTGGCCAGCGATAAGAACGGCGTGCTGATCTGTACCGACTGCGCGGCCTGA
- a CDS encoding DUF3093 domain-containing protein has product MSGSRVTSQTVRYRERLWVPWWWWPLALAVAALIAKEVTMGVRTLPIWLPYTLLGAVAAGVLLWLSRTEVRVVTDGAETQLWAGQAHLPTSVVSRSAKIPRTAKSAALGRQLDPAAYVLHRGWVGPLVLVVLDDPDDPTPYWLVSARHPDRVLSALRS; this is encoded by the coding sequence GTGTCTGGTTCGCGTGTGACCTCGCAAACCGTGCGGTACCGCGAGCGGCTATGGGTGCCGTGGTGGTGGTGGCCGCTCGCTCTAGCGGTGGCGGCGTTGATCGCCAAGGAAGTCACCATGGGTGTGCGCACCCTGCCCATCTGGCTGCCCTACACGCTGCTCGGCGCGGTCGCGGCGGGTGTGCTGCTGTGGCTGAGCCGTACCGAGGTGCGCGTCGTCACCGATGGCGCCGAGACGCAGCTGTGGGCAGGTCAAGCCCATCTGCCGACATCGGTGGTGTCCCGCTCGGCCAAGATCCCGCGAACGGCGAAGTCAGCGGCTCTAGGCCGCCAGCTCGATCCGGCCGCCTACGTGCTGCATCGTGGCTGGGTCGGGCCATTGGTCTTGGTTGTGCTCGACGATCCCGACGATCCGACGCCGTACTGGCTGGTCAGCGCCCGACACCCAGATCGGGTGCTTTCAGCGTTGCGAAGCTGA
- the dut gene encoding dUTP diphosphatase, with the protein MPISLAVVRLDRDLPMPSRAHDGDAGADLFSAEDIDLAPGHRALVRTGIAVAIPHGMVGLVHPRSGLAARVGLSIVNSPGTIDAGYRGEVKISVINLDPVTPITIRRGDRIAQLLVQRVELPELVEVASFDEAGLADTTRGEGGHGSSGGHASL; encoded by the coding sequence GTGCCAATCAGTCTCGCGGTGGTTCGCCTCGACCGCGATCTCCCGATGCCCAGTCGCGCCCACGATGGCGACGCGGGCGCGGATTTGTTTAGTGCCGAAGACATCGACCTCGCGCCCGGTCATCGTGCTCTGGTGCGCACCGGGATCGCCGTGGCGATCCCGCACGGCATGGTCGGTCTGGTCCATCCGCGCTCCGGTTTGGCTGCGCGCGTAGGACTTTCGATTGTAAACAGCCCCGGCACGATCGACGCCGGCTATCGCGGCGAAGTCAAGATTTCCGTGATCAACCTCGACCCCGTTACGCCGATCACCATCCGGCGCGGTGACCGCATTGCCCAATTGCTGGTCCAGCGGGTCGAACTTCCAGAGCTGGTCGAGGTGGCCTCGTTCGACGAGGCCGGACTGGCTGACACCACTCGTGGCGAGGGCGGCCACGGATCCTCCGGCGGACATGCGAGTTTGTGA
- a CDS encoding DUF3710 domain-containing protein → MAFGRRKNEPQVKAEDKPEDGADATEITEAAAADEPDDDVDGDFEGGPFDVEDFDNPDHAAEARLDLGSVLVPMPAGGQIQVELNEQGVPSAVWVVTSNGRFTIAAYAAPKSPGLWREVAKELADSLRKDNAQVSIETGPWGREVVGTGAGVVRFIGVDGYRWMIRCVVNGAPEAMSNLVAEAREALADTVVRRGETPLPVRTPLPVNLPEPMLEQLRQAAAQQAQMAAAQQALVQEQQAQSQPPSERRSASGSAMQQLRSTSTGG, encoded by the coding sequence ATGGCATTCGGCAGACGTAAGAACGAACCTCAGGTCAAGGCGGAGGACAAGCCCGAAGACGGCGCTGACGCCACGGAGATCACCGAGGCGGCCGCGGCCGACGAGCCCGACGATGACGTCGACGGCGACTTCGAGGGCGGGCCATTCGATGTCGAGGATTTCGACAACCCCGACCACGCCGCGGAAGCACGGCTCGACCTCGGTTCGGTGCTGGTCCCGATGCCGGCGGGTGGCCAGATTCAGGTGGAGCTGAACGAGCAGGGCGTGCCGAGCGCGGTGTGGGTGGTCACGTCCAACGGCCGGTTCACCATCGCCGCCTACGCGGCGCCGAAGTCGCCCGGCCTGTGGCGCGAAGTGGCCAAGGAGCTGGCCGACTCCCTGCGCAAGGACAACGCCCAGGTGTCCATCGAGACCGGTCCCTGGGGCCGTGAGGTGGTGGGCACCGGTGCGGGCGTAGTGCGGTTCATTGGGGTCGACGGCTACCGCTGGATGATCCGCTGCGTGGTCAACGGCGCCCCCGAAGCCATGTCGAACCTGGTCGCCGAAGCACGAGAAGCGTTGGCCGACACCGTCGTCCGGCGAGGTGAGACCCCGTTGCCGGTGCGTACCCCGCTGCCGGTCAACCTGCCCGAGCCGATGCTCGAGCAGTTGCGTCAGGCCGCCGCTCAGCAGGCTCAGATGGCGGCCGCCCAGCAGGCGCTGGTGCAGGAGCAGCAGGCGCAGAGCCAGCCGCCGAGCGAGCGGCGCAGCGCGTCGGGATCGGCCATGCAGCAGCTGCGCAGCACCAGCACGGGCGGCTAG
- a CDS encoding alpha/beta fold hydrolase, whose protein sequence is MTITLRGATAVLLAGTGSDDDYVYRAFAGPLHGVGALVTTPPPQPARLVAGYLDALDNAARQGPIIVGGVSIGAAVTLAWALAHPSHVVGVLAALPAWTGAAPSAPAALSARHTAHQLRTVGLVATTAQMRASSPAWLADELTRSWLGQWPELPDAMEEAAGYIAPSVAELERLSAPMGVVGASDDPIHPLEVALEWASAAPRAALRTVSLDDFGPEPSVLGAACLAALEDAAGSAGTS, encoded by the coding sequence ATGACCATCACACTCCGCGGCGCCACAGCGGTGCTTCTGGCCGGGACGGGTTCCGACGACGACTACGTCTACCGGGCCTTCGCTGGGCCGCTGCACGGGGTCGGTGCGTTGGTGACGACGCCGCCGCCGCAGCCGGCCCGGCTGGTCGCCGGCTACCTCGACGCGCTCGATAACGCCGCTCGTCAGGGGCCGATCATCGTCGGCGGGGTGTCCATCGGAGCCGCGGTGACGCTCGCGTGGGCGTTGGCGCACCCGAGCCACGTGGTCGGGGTGCTGGCCGCGCTGCCGGCCTGGACCGGCGCCGCCCCGTCGGCGCCCGCCGCGTTATCGGCCCGGCACACCGCCCACCAGTTGCGCACCGTGGGTTTGGTCGCCACCACGGCGCAGATGCGGGCGTCCAGTCCGGCCTGGCTGGCCGACGAGCTCACCCGCAGCTGGCTGGGCCAGTGGCCCGAATTGCCCGACGCGATGGAAGAAGCCGCCGGCTATATCGCGCCGAGCGTCGCCGAATTGGAACGGCTGAGCGCGCCGATGGGCGTGGTGGGCGCATCCGACGACCCGATCCATCCCCTTGAGGTGGCGCTGGAATGGGCGTCGGCAGCGCCGCGCGCCGCGCTGCGGACGGTCAGCCTGGATGATTTCGGTCCCGAGCCGTCCGTGCTGGGCGCGGCGTGTTTGGCGGCACTGGAAGACGCGGCAGGCTCAGCCGGGACGAGCTAG
- a CDS encoding OB-fold nucleic acid binding domain-containing protein yields MATAESFVRRLTRRLTENPEQRDVEELTDEAAQTGAQRAIDCQRGQEVTMVGTLRSVDMNAKGCAGGVRAELFDGTDTVTLVWLGQRRIPGIESGRALRVRGRLGTLEGGTKAIYNPHYEIQT; encoded by the coding sequence ATGGCTACGGCCGAAAGTTTTGTCCGCCGTCTCACCCGTCGCTTGACGGAGAATCCTGAGCAGCGCGATGTCGAAGAACTCACCGATGAGGCCGCCCAGACCGGCGCGCAGCGAGCCATCGATTGTCAGCGCGGCCAAGAGGTCACCATGGTGGGCACCCTGCGCAGTGTGGACATGAACGCCAAAGGCTGCGCCGGTGGAGTGCGCGCCGAGCTGTTCGACGGCACCGACACCGTGACGCTGGTATGGCTGGGGCAGCGCCGCATCCCGGGCATCGAATCGGGTCGCGCCCTGCGTGTGCGCGGTCGGCTGGGCACGCTGGAGGGCGGCACCAAGGCCATCTACAACCCGCATTACGAGATTCAGACTTGA
- a CDS encoding DUF3159 domain-containing protein, whose protein sequence is MSLPVEDSDRSPDSLEPDALEPTPAEKTPAQALLAQMGGVSGLIYSALPVAVLVPVNTAWGLVPAISAALGVAALILVWRLIRRDSVQPAISGFIGVGISALIAWLVGASKGYFLLGIWTSLIWAAVFAVSVLIRRPIVGYAWSWIQSHDRSWRSSRRAVIAFDIATVTWVLVFASRFVVQRHLYDLDQTGWLGVARIAMGWPLTGVAALVTYLAIRVAQKAVHAAQAGDTSP, encoded by the coding sequence TTGAGCCTTCCCGTCGAAGATAGCGATCGCTCCCCGGATTCCCTAGAGCCGGACGCCCTCGAGCCGACGCCTGCCGAGAAGACCCCGGCCCAGGCGCTGCTGGCTCAGATGGGTGGGGTCAGCGGACTGATCTATTCGGCCCTGCCGGTCGCCGTGCTGGTTCCGGTGAACACCGCGTGGGGTCTGGTGCCCGCGATCTCTGCGGCACTGGGCGTCGCCGCCCTGATCCTGGTGTGGCGCCTGATCCGCCGCGACTCCGTACAGCCCGCGATCTCCGGTTTCATCGGCGTCGGGATCAGTGCGCTGATCGCCTGGCTGGTCGGGGCGTCGAAAGGCTACTTCCTGCTGGGCATCTGGACGTCGCTGATCTGGGCGGCGGTCTTCGCGGTGTCCGTGCTGATCCGCCGGCCCATCGTGGGTTACGCCTGGAGCTGGATTCAAAGCCATGACCGCAGCTGGCGCAGCAGCCGCCGTGCCGTCATTGCTTTCGATATCGCGACGGTCACGTGGGTGCTGGTGTTCGCCTCCCGATTCGTGGTGCAGCGTCACCTCTACGACCTTGACCAGACCGGCTGGCTGGGGGTGGCCCGCATCGCGATGGGCTGGCCGTTGACCGGCGTGGCCGCGCTGGTCACCTACCTGGCGATCCGCGTCGCGCAGAAGGCGGTCCACGCGGCTCAGGCCGGCGACACTAGCCCGTAG
- a CDS encoding potassium channel family protein, with amino-acid sequence MGEKRLKVAIAGAGAVGRSIARELLESEHEVTLIERNAEHLDVDAIPAAHWCLGDACEISLLESVHLHDFDVVVAATGDDKANVVLSLLAKTEFAVSRVVARVNDPRNEWLFDDSWGVDVAVSTPRMLASLVEEAVAVGDLVRLMQFRQGHANLVEITLPDDTPWGGRPVRKLILPRDATLVTILRGPRVIVPEADEPLEGGDELLFVAAPEVEDELRTTVLSAATG; translated from the coding sequence ATGGGCGAGAAACGGCTCAAAGTGGCGATCGCCGGTGCGGGTGCGGTCGGCCGCTCGATCGCCCGCGAGCTGCTCGAGAGCGAGCATGAGGTGACGCTCATCGAGCGCAACGCCGAACATCTCGATGTCGACGCGATCCCGGCCGCCCACTGGTGCCTCGGTGACGCCTGCGAGATCAGCCTGCTGGAATCGGTTCACCTGCATGATTTCGACGTCGTCGTCGCCGCCACCGGTGATGACAAGGCGAATGTGGTGCTGTCGCTGCTGGCCAAGACCGAGTTCGCGGTGTCGCGGGTGGTGGCCCGGGTCAACGACCCCCGCAACGAGTGGCTGTTCGACGACTCCTGGGGCGTCGACGTCGCGGTGTCCACACCGCGGATGCTGGCCTCATTGGTGGAAGAGGCCGTCGCGGTGGGCGATCTCGTGCGGCTCATGCAGTTCCGCCAGGGTCATGCCAACCTTGTCGAGATCACCCTGCCTGACGACACCCCGTGGGGCGGGCGGCCGGTGCGCAAACTGATCCTGCCGCGCGATGCCACGCTGGTGACAATCCTGCGCGGCCCGAGGGTGATCGTGCCCGAAGCCGACGAACCGCTGGAAGGCGGTGACGAGCTGTTGTTCGTCGCGGCCCCTGAGGTGGAAGACGAACTGCGCACGACGGTGCTATCGGCCGCTACGGGCTAG
- a CDS encoding potassium channel family protein yields the protein MRVVVMGCGRVGASLADALSRIGHQVAVIDRDATAFHRLSPDFSGERVLGMGFDREVLLRAGIEGADAFAAVSSGDNSNIISARLARETFGVQRVVARIYDAKRAAVYERLGIPTVATVPWTTDRLLNALVRDTETAKWRDPTGTMAVAEATLHEGWVGHRLTSLEVATAARVAFVIRFGTGILPEPKTVVQAGDQVYIAAVSGRAAEALAIAALPPGPDVGEGH from the coding sequence GTGCGGGTAGTGGTGATGGGATGCGGCCGAGTAGGCGCCTCGCTGGCCGACGCGCTGTCCCGGATCGGCCATCAGGTGGCCGTCATCGACCGGGATGCGACGGCGTTTCACCGGCTGTCGCCGGACTTCTCCGGCGAGCGGGTGCTCGGTATGGGATTCGACCGAGAAGTGCTGCTGCGCGCGGGAATCGAAGGCGCCGACGCTTTCGCCGCGGTCTCCTCCGGCGATAACTCCAACATCATCTCCGCACGGCTGGCCCGCGAGACGTTCGGGGTACAGCGGGTCGTCGCGCGGATCTACGACGCCAAGCGGGCCGCGGTTTACGAGCGGCTCGGCATCCCCACGGTGGCGACGGTGCCCTGGACCACCGATCGGCTGCTCAACGCGCTCGTGCGCGACACCGAGACGGCCAAATGGCGTGATCCGACCGGCACGATGGCCGTTGCGGAAGCCACACTGCACGAAGGCTGGGTCGGGCATCGGCTGACCTCTCTGGAGGTAGCCACCGCCGCGCGGGTCGCCTTCGTGATCCGGTTCGGCACCGGCATCCTGCCCGAGCCCAAGACCGTCGTGCAGGCCGGCGACCAGGTCTACATCGCGGCGGTGTCGGGGCGCGCCGCCGAAGCGCTGGCGATCGCCGCGCTGCCACCCGGCCCGGACGTCGGAGAGGGGCACTGA
- a CDS encoding APC family permease: protein MALVSKLSTAARRLVLGQPFRSDKLAHTLLPKRIALPVFASDAMSSVAYAPEEIFLVLSVAGLSAYAMAPWIGVMVALVMLVVVASYRQNVHAYPSGGGDYEVVTTNLGPTAGLTVASALLVDYVLTVAVSMASAMSNIGSAVPFIAQHKVWFAVVAIVLLTAANLRGIRESGTAFAIPTYAFIVGMFIMLIWGFFQIYVLGDNLQAESAKFSMHSEHGDVMGFAMVFLVARAFSSGCAALTGVEAISNGVPAFRKPKSKNAATTLLLLGTIAVALLIGIIVLATKIGVKIAERPEEQLGGAPANYHQKTLVAQLAETVFAGFPLGLWLIAGATALILVLAANTAFNGFPVLGSILAQDRYLPRQLHTRGDRLAFSNGILFLAAAAIAFVVAFNAEVTALIQLYIVGVFVSFTLSQIGMVRHWTRHLRTETDPRMRRHMMRSRVINTIGFIATGAVLIVVLVTKFVAGAWIAILAMSSLFVLMKAIRKHYDTVARELAEQEAEQGEVILPSRNHAVVLVSKLHMPTLRALSYARATRPDVLEAITVNVDDSETRQLVHKWADSDITVPLKVVASPYREVTRPVLDYVKRISKEAPRTVVTVFIPEYVVGHWWEQVLHNQSALRLKGRLLFMPNVMVTSVPWQLNSSERVHDLEAQNAPGDVRRGFLE from the coding sequence TTGGCACTCGTGTCTAAGCTTTCGACCGCCGCCCGTCGGCTGGTCCTAGGGCAGCCGTTCCGCAGCGACAAGCTCGCGCACACGCTGCTGCCAAAGCGCATTGCCTTGCCGGTCTTCGCCTCCGATGCCATGTCATCGGTGGCCTACGCACCCGAGGAAATCTTTCTGGTGCTTTCGGTGGCGGGTCTGTCGGCCTATGCGATGGCGCCCTGGATCGGCGTCATGGTCGCGCTGGTCATGCTCGTGGTGGTGGCCTCCTACCGGCAGAACGTGCACGCGTACCCCTCCGGCGGCGGCGATTACGAGGTGGTGACCACCAATCTGGGGCCGACAGCGGGCCTGACGGTGGCCAGCGCGCTATTGGTCGACTACGTGCTGACGGTCGCGGTGTCGATGGCCTCGGCGATGTCGAACATCGGGTCGGCGGTCCCGTTCATCGCCCAGCACAAAGTGTGGTTCGCTGTTGTGGCCATCGTGCTCCTGACGGCGGCCAACCTGCGCGGTATCCGGGAGTCGGGCACCGCGTTCGCGATTCCGACCTATGCCTTCATCGTCGGGATGTTCATCATGCTGATCTGGGGCTTCTTCCAGATCTACGTGCTTGGTGACAATCTGCAGGCCGAGTCGGCCAAGTTCTCGATGCACTCCGAGCACGGCGACGTCATGGGTTTCGCGATGGTCTTCCTTGTGGCGCGGGCGTTTTCGTCGGGCTGTGCCGCGCTGACCGGCGTGGAGGCGATCAGCAATGGCGTGCCGGCGTTCCGCAAGCCCAAGTCCAAGAACGCCGCGACCACGCTGCTGCTGCTGGGGACGATCGCGGTCGCGCTGCTGATCGGCATCATCGTGCTGGCGACCAAGATCGGCGTGAAGATCGCCGAACGGCCGGAGGAGCAACTCGGTGGGGCGCCGGCCAACTATCACCAGAAGACGCTGGTGGCTCAGCTCGCCGAGACGGTGTTCGCCGGTTTCCCCTTGGGTCTGTGGCTGATCGCTGGTGCGACCGCGCTGATCCTGGTACTGGCTGCCAACACCGCCTTCAACGGATTCCCGGTGCTCGGCTCGATCCTGGCCCAGGACCGCTACCTGCCGCGCCAGCTGCACACCCGCGGTGACCGGCTGGCTTTCTCCAACGGCATCTTGTTCCTGGCGGCGGCCGCGATCGCGTTCGTGGTCGCATTCAACGCCGAAGTCACCGCGCTGATCCAGCTCTACATCGTGGGTGTGTTCGTATCGTTCACACTGAGCCAGATCGGCATGGTCCGGCACTGGACGCGGCACCTGCGTACCGAGACCGACCCGCGGATGCGCCGGCACATGATGCGCTCACGGGTGATCAACACCATCGGCTTCATCGCCACCGGTGCCGTCCTGATCGTCGTCCTGGTCACCAAGTTCGTCGCCGGTGCCTGGATAGCAATCCTGGCCATGTCAAGCCTTTTCGTGTTGATGAAGGCGATCCGCAAGCATTACGACACGGTGGCGCGCGAGCTGGCCGAGCAGGAGGCCGAACAGGGCGAGGTGATCTTGCCCAGCCGCAACCACGCCGTCGTGCTGGTCTCCAAGCTGCACATGCCGACGCTGCGGGCGTTGTCCTACGCCAGGGCAACCCGGCCCGACGTGCTGGAGGCCATCACCGTCAACGTTGACGATTCCGAAACCCGTCAGCTGGTGCACAAATGGGCGGACAGTGACATCACTGTCCCGCTGAAAGTCGTTGCCTCCCCGTACCGTGAGGTCACCCGACCGGTGCTGGACTACGTCAAGCGGATCAGTAAGGAAGCCCCGCGCACGGTGGTGACGGTGTTCATCCCCGAGTACGTCGTCGGCCATTGGTGGGAGCAGGTGCTGCACAACCAGAGTGCGTTGCGGCTCAAGGGCCGGCTGCTGTTCATGCCCAACGTGATGGTGACTTCGGTTCCGTGGCAACTCAATTCGTCGGAGCGGGTGCATGATTTGGAGGCGCAGAACGCACCCGGCGATGTGCGCCGAGGATTCCTGGAGTGA
- a CDS encoding class I SAM-dependent RNA methyltransferase translates to MCAEDSWSESTVTQGDAVELVLTTGAAANGGSCVARHEGRVVFVRYALPNEVVRARVTGDRGSYWHAEAIEIHEPSPDRVESLCEIAGVGKAGCCDLAFARPEAARVLKGQVVANQLARLGDFAWEGVAEPLGDGAARGWRTRVRLAVDAAGHAGFHRYHSAELVTDLRCGQLRDGLIDGLDGPRWKPGDQIHVVADDDDTRHVVCNNKQQRRGHRAEGEFESVQRVGGRAWQVPVTGFWQSHRDAATTYSALVGGWAQGIAGSTAWDLYGGAGLFAAVLADAVGDGGRVLTVDTSRAASGAARAALADLPGVEVLTDSVRRALTAQRKGADIAVLDPPRSGAGREIIDLLAEAGVPRVIHIGCEAASFSRDIGLYRARGYTVEQIRVFDSFPLTHHVECVALLVR, encoded by the coding sequence ATGTGCGCCGAGGATTCCTGGAGTGAATCAACAGTGACGCAGGGGGATGCGGTCGAGCTGGTGCTCACCACCGGCGCGGCCGCCAACGGGGGCAGTTGCGTGGCACGCCATGAAGGGCGTGTCGTGTTCGTGCGCTACGCCTTGCCGAACGAAGTGGTGCGGGCCCGGGTGACAGGTGACCGCGGATCCTATTGGCACGCTGAGGCAATCGAGATCCACGAACCGTCTCCGGACCGGGTGGAATCCTTGTGCGAGATCGCCGGTGTCGGCAAGGCAGGCTGCTGCGACCTGGCTTTCGCGAGGCCCGAGGCCGCTCGTGTTCTCAAGGGTCAGGTGGTGGCCAATCAGCTGGCCCGCCTCGGTGACTTCGCCTGGGAGGGGGTGGCCGAACCACTCGGTGACGGCGCAGCCCGTGGCTGGCGCACCCGGGTGAGGCTGGCCGTGGATGCCGCAGGCCACGCGGGATTTCACCGCTACCACAGTGCCGAACTGGTCACCGACCTGCGCTGCGGTCAGCTGCGCGACGGCTTGATCGACGGTCTGGACGGACCGCGCTGGAAGCCCGGCGATCAGATCCACGTGGTCGCCGACGACGACGACACCCGGCATGTGGTGTGTAACAACAAGCAGCAGCGGCGCGGTCACCGCGCTGAGGGTGAATTCGAGTCGGTGCAGCGCGTGGGGGGCCGGGCCTGGCAGGTGCCGGTGACCGGGTTCTGGCAGTCGCACCGCGACGCCGCGACGACCTACAGCGCGTTGGTTGGCGGCTGGGCGCAAGGCATAGCGGGTTCGACGGCGTGGGATCTATATGGCGGCGCTGGCTTGTTCGCCGCGGTGCTTGCCGACGCGGTGGGCGACGGCGGCCGGGTGCTGACGGTGGACACCTCACGGGCGGCCTCCGGCGCGGCGCGTGCCGCACTGGCCGACCTGCCCGGGGTCGAGGTGCTCACCGATTCGGTGCGCCGGGCGCTGACCGCGCAGCGCAAGGGCGCCGATATCGCCGTGCTTGACCCCCCGCGCTCGGGCGCCGGACGCGAGATCATCGACCTGCTCGCCGAGGCCGGGGTGCCGCGGGTGATCCACATCGGCTGCGAGGCCGCATCCTTCTCCCGTGACATCGGCCTGTACCGGGCCCGCGGCTACACCGTCGAACAGATCCGGGTATTCGACTCGTTCCCGCTGACGCACCACGTCGAGTGCGTGGCGCTACTGGTGCGGTGA